Proteins from a single region of Haloarcula laminariae:
- a CDS encoding M48 family metallopeptidase — protein sequence MAVVGAILAGFYLVVVAFAMVAFGPNIWPVAVVGSVLLIGVQYKIGKWAALRSVGAEDLSEEQYPHIHQQVRQLSRDMGIEKPKLKVARMGVPNAFAVGRKGAGVVVISTELMQLLDDDELEGVLAHELAHIANRDVVTMVIGQGIASIVGIAAQFIVLATGDNDIADFFLAIIVGNLVQFFVMLFVLAISRYREYVADADAKDAIGGGDPLARALEKISGGHERARDSAVDDQVSALCIFGDSDSFLTKIVSTHPPTEERIRRLRS from the coding sequence ATGGCGGTCGTCGGTGCGATCCTCGCCGGGTTCTACCTGGTTGTCGTCGCGTTCGCGATGGTCGCCTTCGGGCCAAACATCTGGCCGGTCGCCGTCGTCGGCAGCGTCCTCCTCATCGGGGTCCAGTACAAGATCGGCAAGTGGGCGGCGCTGCGAAGCGTAGGGGCGGAGGACCTCTCCGAGGAGCAGTACCCGCACATACACCAGCAGGTGCGTCAGCTGTCCCGCGATATGGGCATCGAGAAGCCGAAGCTGAAGGTCGCCCGGATGGGCGTGCCCAACGCCTTCGCCGTCGGCCGCAAGGGCGCCGGCGTCGTCGTCATCTCGACGGAGCTGATGCAGCTGCTCGACGACGACGAACTGGAGGGCGTCCTCGCCCACGAGCTGGCCCACATCGCCAACCGCGACGTGGTGACGATGGTCATCGGGCAGGGTATCGCCTCCATCGTCGGCATCGCCGCGCAGTTCATCGTCCTCGCGACCGGGGACAACGACATCGCCGACTTCTTCCTGGCCATCATCGTCGGGAACCTCGTCCAGTTCTTCGTGATGCTGTTCGTGCTCGCCATCTCGCGGTACCGCGAGTACGTGGCCGACGCCGATGCGAAGGACGCCATCGGCGGCGGCGACCCGCTCGCACGGGCCCTGGAGAAGATATCCGGCGGCCACGAGCGGGCCCGCGACTCCGCGGTCGACGACCAGGTGAGCGCGCTGTGTATCTTCGGCGACTCCGACAGCTTCCTCACGAAGATCGTCTCGACGCACCCGCCGACCGAGGAGCGCATCCGCCGGCTCCGCTCGTAG
- a CDS encoding ring-cleaving dioxygenase, whose protein sequence is MTVSTPGIHHVTCIAGDPQRNLDFWVETLGLRLVKRSVNQDDPGTYHFFFADAEGTPGTSMTFFPWEGMQQGKVGSGQVARTAFRVPEGSLDYWEERFDEYGVDYDDRVERFGETVLPFSDPDGLPVELVEVELPEDEPTVPWTEFVPEEYAIRGFHSVTLWLADPQRTEELLLEMGLEEVGTEEAEGDTPGDERTRFAAGGPVGKYVDVLPTIQGGRQGHGVVHHVAFQTPTDEDQEAMREVIQSAGLRPTQQIDRHWFRSVYVREHGGVLFELATSGPGYTSDEPLDELGERLVLPGEFEARRGEIEPQLTDITVPRAETTEADD, encoded by the coding sequence ATGACAGTATCCACACCAGGTATCCACCACGTGACCTGTATCGCGGGCGACCCACAGCGCAACCTCGACTTCTGGGTCGAGACGCTCGGGCTCCGGCTCGTCAAGCGGTCGGTCAACCAGGACGACCCCGGCACCTACCACTTCTTCTTCGCCGACGCGGAGGGGACGCCGGGGACGAGCATGACCTTCTTCCCGTGGGAGGGGATGCAACAGGGGAAGGTCGGCTCGGGCCAGGTCGCACGCACCGCGTTCCGGGTGCCCGAGGGCAGCCTCGACTACTGGGAGGAGCGGTTCGACGAGTACGGCGTCGACTACGACGACCGCGTCGAGCGGTTCGGCGAGACCGTCCTCCCCTTCTCGGACCCGGACGGGCTGCCGGTCGAACTGGTCGAGGTCGAACTCCCCGAGGACGAGCCGACGGTGCCGTGGACGGAGTTCGTCCCCGAGGAGTACGCCATCCGGGGCTTTCACTCGGTGACGCTGTGGCTTGCCGACCCCCAGCGCACCGAGGAGCTACTGCTGGAGATGGGGCTGGAGGAAGTCGGCACCGAGGAGGCCGAGGGCGACACGCCGGGCGACGAGCGGACCCGGTTCGCCGCCGGCGGCCCCGTCGGGAAGTACGTCGACGTCCTGCCGACCATCCAGGGCGGCCGACAGGGCCACGGCGTCGTCCACCACGTCGCCTTCCAGACCCCGACCGACGAGGACCAGGAGGCGATGCGGGAGGTCATCCAGTCGGCCGGACTGCGTCCGACACAGCAGATAGACCGCCACTGGTTCCGCTCGGTGTACGTCCGGGAACACGGCGGGGTCCTCTTCGAACTCGCCACGAGCGGACCGGGCTATACGAGCGACGAACCGCTCGACGAACTTGGCGAGCGCCTCGTCCTCCCCGGCGAGTTCGAGGCCCGCCGCGGGGAAATCGAGCCGCAGCTGACCGATATCACGGTGCCGCGGGCTGAGACGACCGAGGCCGACGACTGA
- a CDS encoding helix-turn-helix domain-containing protein — MATIVIGSVPTAELALAHTFEALPSVTFESERIIESGDDAVMPLLWARDADREPLEDAISGDPTVNNVSLLADFGDEFLYRMDWVDQVQLLLHMLTNSEATILDAHGRSDGWRFRVMFPDRSHLSETHEFCSDHGMELTIESIREMDGQPSGRFGLTESQYRALITAVEEGYYDVPQKHTLAELAEEFEISHQALSERLRRGTESLVEDTLLVGAPSDR; from the coding sequence ATGGCCACCATCGTAATCGGGTCGGTCCCGACAGCTGAGCTCGCCCTGGCACACACGTTCGAAGCACTGCCGTCGGTCACCTTCGAGAGCGAGCGAATCATCGAGAGCGGCGACGACGCCGTCATGCCGCTGTTGTGGGCCCGCGACGCGGACCGGGAGCCCCTGGAGGACGCCATCAGCGGCGACCCGACGGTGAACAACGTCAGCTTGCTGGCCGACTTCGGCGACGAGTTCCTGTACCGGATGGACTGGGTCGACCAGGTGCAGTTGCTGTTGCACATGCTGACGAACTCCGAGGCGACGATACTGGACGCCCACGGCCGGTCCGACGGCTGGCGCTTCCGGGTGATGTTCCCGGACCGCTCGCACCTCTCCGAGACCCACGAGTTCTGCTCGGACCACGGGATGGAGCTCACCATCGAGTCTATCCGGGAGATGGACGGCCAGCCCTCCGGGCGCTTCGGTCTCACCGAGAGCCAGTACCGCGCGCTCATCACGGCGGTCGAGGAGGGGTACTACGACGTGCCACAGAAACACACGCTGGCGGAGCTGGCCGAGGAGTTCGAGATATCACACCAGGCCCTCTCCGAGCGGCTCCGGCGGGGGACCGAGTCCCTCGTTGAAGACACGCTGCTCGTCGGAGCGCCCTCTGACCGCTAG
- a CDS encoding histidine kinase N-terminal 7TM domain-containing protein, translating into MDGTVPLRLWYVGVQVVSAVVLAVTAYLVYTRPDAHHRREFTAYVAVQIAWLLVATAQFLAGTTGLKHALSLGTDLLAVGAIATLGYFATAYTNRSTSPRRPRNALFLGWVVVAVGGILTQPVFGLQYAAVATRTEPTAYLAITPGPMYLLNEVGAVVVVVVSLGYLARLFVSSTHRPTSSVLLLVAAAAASLLPNAVSTLAAVPLLPGYDPTVFGIVPLTVVLAYTVFFRGELDLAPMARTEIADEIDDALFGLDDAGRVIDYNAAAEPLLPDDVDTPVGRALSALLPGLAAEMSLPEAGDDDVSATYSTVVDGSQTHYAVSVSPIVERGTVAGYAVVLRDVTAVERSSRELSRQNDQLERFASTVAHDLRNPLQVADGAATLVSGQLRTAGTADAAAAADHMDRVTDSLGQIDDRLDELQTLARHATSVTETEPVEFGTAVRAAWDGVDTPGMTLDVPADGTIQAERGRLASVLEQLVRHSRDRDAARVEAALTGTGFTYRDDGRQVPCADPDDAFRSDTTTAQAGGLGLEIVRTQVESQGWTVAIERMDGDTVFVITGGETTVGVRG; encoded by the coding sequence ATGGACGGCACAGTACCGCTCAGACTCTGGTACGTGGGCGTGCAGGTCGTCTCGGCGGTGGTTCTCGCCGTCACGGCCTACCTCGTCTACACGCGGCCCGACGCCCACCACCGACGGGAGTTCACCGCCTACGTCGCCGTCCAAATCGCCTGGCTGCTGGTCGCCACCGCGCAGTTCCTCGCGGGGACGACCGGGCTCAAGCACGCCCTCAGCCTGGGGACCGACCTGCTGGCGGTTGGGGCCATCGCGACACTCGGCTACTTCGCGACGGCCTACACCAACCGCTCGACGTCGCCCCGACGGCCCCGGAACGCCCTCTTTCTCGGCTGGGTGGTCGTCGCCGTCGGCGGGATACTCACCCAACCGGTGTTCGGGCTGCAGTACGCCGCCGTCGCCACCCGAACGGAGCCGACCGCGTATCTGGCTATCACGCCCGGCCCGATGTACCTGCTGAACGAGGTGGGCGCAGTCGTCGTCGTGGTCGTCAGCCTCGGCTACCTGGCCCGGCTGTTCGTCAGTTCGACCCACAGGCCGACCAGTTCGGTGCTGTTGCTGGTCGCCGCAGCGGCCGCCTCCTTACTGCCCAACGCGGTGTCGACGCTGGCCGCGGTCCCGCTGTTGCCCGGCTACGACCCCACCGTCTTCGGCATCGTCCCGCTGACCGTCGTGCTGGCCTACACCGTCTTTTTCAGGGGGGAGCTCGACCTGGCGCCGATGGCGCGTACCGAAATCGCCGACGAGATAGACGACGCCCTGTTCGGGCTGGACGACGCGGGCCGGGTCATCGACTACAACGCCGCCGCCGAGCCCCTGCTCCCCGACGACGTGGACACCCCCGTCGGGCGGGCCCTGTCGGCGCTGCTGCCCGGGCTGGCCGCGGAGATGTCCCTCCCGGAGGCGGGCGACGACGACGTCTCGGCCACCTACTCGACGGTGGTCGACGGAAGTCAGACCCACTACGCCGTGTCGGTCTCGCCGATAGTCGAGCGGGGCACCGTCGCCGGCTACGCGGTGGTGCTCCGGGACGTGACCGCGGTCGAACGGTCCAGCCGGGAGCTGTCCCGACAGAACGACCAGCTGGAGCGGTTCGCCAGCACCGTGGCCCACGACCTCCGGAACCCGTTGCAGGTCGCGGACGGCGCCGCGACGCTGGTGTCCGGCCAGTTACGGACCGCCGGTACGGCCGACGCCGCCGCGGCGGCCGACCACATGGACCGGGTGACCGACTCGCTCGGCCAGATAGACGACAGGCTCGACGAGCTACAGACCCTCGCGAGACACGCCACGTCCGTGACCGAGACCGAGCCGGTCGAGTTCGGGACCGCGGTCCGGGCGGCCTGGGACGGGGTCGACACCCCGGGGATGACCCTCGACGTCCCGGCCGACGGGACCATCCAGGCCGAGCGGGGTCGGCTGGCCAGCGTCCTCGAACAGCTCGTCCGCCACAGCCGGGACCGCGACGCGGCCCGCGTCGAGGCCGCGCTCACCGGGACCGGGTTCACCTACCGCGACGACGGCCGACAGGTCCCCTGCGCGGACCCCGACGACGCCTTCCGCTCCGACACGACGACAGCGCAGGCGGGGGGACTGGGGCTCGAAATCGTCCGGACACAGGTCGAGTCTCAGGGGTGGACCGTCGCCATCGAGCGGATGGACGGCGACACCGTGTTCGTAATCACCGGCGGGGAGACGACTGTCGGGGTGAGGGGATGA
- a CDS encoding sensor histidine kinase — translation MSWVLGLGPVRHPVRAAYLSVLLVGIVGTGVMNIWIKRGQSTARIRAVLPLNTAAMAWAGVAAIELVVADPAVGRWFVYLRTALSYAAVVAFVYFGTVYSGRSTSPRRPFNAVFLGGMAVGFLGLVTNPWLGLHFDPLVLATDPFPYYRTGFGPLWQLSFLWSYLGIGVSLYYLAELVATSQHRSRRPLVVYVVGIAVALVPGAVTFIAEVPTLPGYDHTVLGLSIVSVTTCVGAWLGMVEIAPISRDRLLETTGDGLVVCDRDGTVVDHNGRAEAFFADEGSHVGSPLAAVSPVLASVLDDPTGAGSTAEFTDDGRRYSVVVSPVTDGETVAGSALLIRDVTERTENRRELRRQNEQLDEFASSVSHHLRNPLQVAAGQTELARERIGASPPAGVETDRLDDLDRALDRMTTIISDLRTLAEQGKSVEATEPVAFESAVRTAWSHVDTGDASLSVENDGTIDADRSRLLSVLENLIRNAVEHGSTSEGSQASQHAAEHGSTSEGSQASQHAAEHGSTSEGSQASQHAAEHGSADGDGGGLAVTVRLTDDGFAFEDDGRGIDADHEQLFDYGYTTSSDGTGLGLRIVETMAESHGWSVGVDPEHDGARFVVSGAVTNVESAAVEEPEV, via the coding sequence ATGAGCTGGGTCCTCGGACTGGGGCCGGTGAGACACCCGGTCAGAGCGGCGTACCTGTCCGTGCTCCTGGTCGGCATCGTCGGTACCGGGGTGATGAACATCTGGATTAAGCGGGGGCAGTCGACGGCCCGTATCCGCGCGGTGCTCCCCCTCAACACCGCCGCGATGGCGTGGGCGGGCGTCGCCGCTATCGAACTCGTCGTGGCCGACCCCGCCGTCGGCCGCTGGTTCGTCTACCTCCGGACCGCGCTGTCGTACGCGGCGGTGGTGGCGTTCGTCTACTTCGGGACGGTGTACAGCGGCCGCTCGACGTCGCCCCGGCGGCCGTTCAACGCCGTCTTCCTCGGCGGGATGGCGGTCGGGTTCCTCGGGCTGGTGACGAACCCCTGGCTGGGCTTGCACTTCGACCCGCTCGTCCTGGCCACCGACCCGTTCCCCTACTACCGGACCGGGTTCGGACCGCTGTGGCAGCTGAGCTTCCTGTGGTCGTATCTCGGTATCGGGGTGTCGCTGTACTACCTGGCGGAGCTGGTCGCGACCTCGCAACACCGGTCGCGGCGGCCGCTCGTGGTGTACGTCGTCGGCATAGCTGTCGCGCTCGTCCCCGGCGCGGTGACGTTCATCGCGGAGGTGCCGACGCTGCCGGGGTATGACCACACCGTTCTCGGGCTCAGCATTGTCAGCGTGACCACCTGCGTCGGCGCGTGGCTGGGGATGGTGGAGATAGCCCCCATCTCCCGGGACCGGCTGCTCGAAACCACCGGGGACGGGCTCGTCGTCTGTGACCGCGACGGGACGGTCGTGGACCACAACGGGCGGGCCGAGGCGTTTTTCGCCGACGAGGGAAGCCACGTCGGGTCGCCGCTGGCGGCGGTTTCGCCCGTCCTGGCCTCGGTCCTCGACGACCCGACCGGCGCCGGCTCGACGGCCGAGTTCACCGACGACGGGCGGCGGTACTCGGTGGTCGTCTCGCCCGTCACCGACGGGGAGACGGTCGCGGGGTCGGCGCTGCTGATACGGGACGTGACCGAGCGGACGGAGAACCGACGGGAGCTGCGCCGGCAGAACGAGCAGCTCGACGAGTTCGCCAGCAGCGTCTCCCATCACCTGCGGAACCCGCTCCAGGTCGCCGCCGGTCAGACCGAGCTCGCCCGGGAGCGCATCGGGGCGTCGCCCCCGGCGGGCGTGGAGACGGACCGGCTTGACGACCTCGACCGGGCGCTGGACCGAATGACGACCATCATCTCGGACCTGCGGACGCTCGCCGAACAGGGGAAATCCGTCGAGGCCACCGAGCCCGTCGCGTTCGAGTCGGCGGTGCGGACCGCCTGGTCCCACGTCGACACCGGGGACGCGTCGCTCTCCGTCGAGAACGACGGGACGATAGACGCCGACCGGAGCCGGCTGCTCAGCGTCCTGGAGAACCTCATCCGGAACGCGGTCGAACACGGGTCCACGAGCGAAGGCTCGCAAGCCAGTCAGCACGCCGCGGAACACGGGTCCACGAGCGAAGGCTCGCAAGCCAGTCAGCACGCCGCGGAACACGGGTCCACGAGCGAAGGCTCGCAAGCCAGTCAGCACGCCGCGGAACACGGGTCCGCGGACGGGGACGGCGGAGGCCTCGCCGTCACGGTCCGTCTCACCGACGACGGCTTCGCCTTCGAGGACGACGGCCGGGGCATCGACGCCGACCACGAACAGCTGTTCGACTACGGCTACACCACGAGCAGCGACGGGACCGGGCTGGGCCTGCGAATCGTCGAGACCATGGCCGAGTCACACGGCTGGTCGGTGGGAGTCGACCCCGAACACGACGGGGCCCGCTTCGTGGTCAGCGGCGCAGTCACGAACGTCGAGTCGGCCGCGGTCGAGGAGCCCGAGGTCTGA
- the malA gene encoding alpha-amylase MalA — MHHPGPPRFVAAGDEVELAPRDPDPTATYRWQLVQIPEGSDVSVGDDPVEQLVPDVPGTYVAELTAPDGTHRLTVRAFPSGLSPAAVGGASGFSGQRSGRVSGGVSGGVSGGRSGSGSYGDLGTREKGEGGRPRLTLTPVVDGDDAVVEADPQPHPNATETADDLEVEFLLDDRDDVDPGAVTVGDRELRVPLAAIGDRLRVHAVAVGEDGYSVADAAEFERDEEELATDGGAAVQAGGTVTTNQPYHPPEWAEESVIYEIYIRTFGGGEGEAFDAIVDRLDYIESLGVDTIWLTPVLQNDHAPHGYNIVDFLSIADDLGTREDYERFIDAAHDRGIKVLFDLVCNHSARTHPHFQAAVNDKSSEYRDWYQWRGDTEPETYFEWEHIANFNFEHLPVRRHLLDAVEKWQPLVDGFRCDMAWAVPNNFWREIHDYCNEADDDFLLLDETIPYIADFQAGLFDMHFDSTLYFSLRQVGNGEDAEKVLDAIDERGEAGFPDHASFMVYAENHDETRYIVDYGREAAEAAAAATFTLPGAPMIYAGQEFGQRGRRDDLAWDHADDGMREYFSSLADVRKHTPALSADGDLRRVDYAVEEGWDDRVVAYARSTGDDAVVVVLNFGEEPATVSVPEAAGDHDIVADEDVGADGGAVTVDSAVVLPAGSL; from the coding sequence ATGCATCACCCTGGGCCGCCGCGGTTCGTGGCCGCCGGTGACGAGGTGGAACTCGCACCGCGGGACCCTGACCCGACGGCAACCTACAGGTGGCAGCTCGTACAGATACCCGAGGGCTCGGACGTGTCGGTTGGCGACGACCCGGTCGAGCAGCTCGTCCCGGACGTCCCCGGCACCTACGTCGCGGAGCTCACCGCGCCCGATGGCACGCACCGACTCACCGTGCGCGCGTTCCCGAGCGGGCTGTCGCCGGCCGCCGTCGGTGGCGCCTCCGGCTTCTCCGGCCAGCGCAGCGGTCGGGTCAGCGGCGGCGTCTCGGGCGGCGTCAGCGGCGGCCGGAGCGGCTCCGGCAGCTACGGCGACCTCGGCACCCGGGAGAAGGGCGAGGGCGGCCGTCCACGCCTGACGCTGACGCCGGTGGTCGATGGCGACGACGCCGTCGTCGAGGCCGACCCCCAGCCCCACCCGAACGCGACGGAGACGGCCGACGACCTCGAAGTCGAGTTCCTGCTGGACGACCGCGACGACGTCGACCCCGGCGCCGTCACCGTGGGCGACCGCGAACTGCGGGTGCCCTTAGCGGCCATCGGGGACCGCTTGCGGGTCCACGCGGTCGCAGTCGGCGAGGACGGCTACAGCGTCGCCGACGCCGCGGAGTTCGAGCGGGACGAGGAGGAGCTGGCGACCGACGGCGGCGCCGCCGTCCAGGCCGGTGGCACCGTCACCACGAACCAGCCCTACCACCCGCCCGAGTGGGCCGAGGAGTCGGTCATCTACGAGATATACATCCGCACCTTCGGCGGCGGCGAGGGCGAGGCCTTCGACGCCATCGTCGACCGGTTGGACTACATCGAGTCGCTGGGCGTCGACACAATCTGGCTCACGCCGGTGCTGCAGAACGACCACGCCCCTCACGGCTACAACATCGTCGATTTCCTCTCTATCGCCGACGACCTCGGGACCCGCGAGGACTACGAGCGGTTCATCGACGCCGCCCACGACCGCGGCATCAAGGTCCTCTTCGACCTGGTCTGTAACCACTCCGCGCGCACCCACCCGCACTTCCAGGCCGCCGTCAACGACAAGTCGAGCGAGTACCGCGACTGGTACCAGTGGCGCGGCGACACCGAGCCCGAGACGTACTTCGAGTGGGAGCACATCGCGAACTTCAACTTCGAACACCTGCCGGTGCGGCGGCACCTGCTGGACGCCGTCGAGAAGTGGCAGCCCCTCGTCGACGGGTTCCGCTGTGACATGGCGTGGGCGGTCCCGAACAACTTCTGGCGGGAGATACACGACTACTGCAACGAGGCCGACGACGACTTCCTGCTGCTCGACGAGACCATCCCGTACATCGCTGACTTCCAGGCCGGCCTCTTCGACATGCACTTCGACTCGACGCTGTACTTCTCGCTGCGGCAGGTCGGCAACGGCGAGGACGCCGAGAAGGTGCTCGACGCCATCGACGAGCGCGGCGAGGCCGGCTTCCCAGACCACGCCTCCTTCATGGTGTACGCCGAGAACCACGACGAGACCCGGTACATCGTCGACTACGGCAGGGAAGCCGCCGAGGCCGCCGCGGCGGCGACCTTCACACTGCCCGGAGCGCCGATGATATACGCCGGCCAGGAGTTCGGCCAGCGGGGCCGTCGCGACGACCTCGCCTGGGACCACGCCGACGACGGCATGCGGGAGTACTTCAGCTCCCTCGCCGACGTGCGAAAACACACCCCGGCGCTGTCGGCCGACGGCGACCTCCGGCGCGTCGACTACGCCGTCGAAGAGGGGTGGGACGACCGCGTCGTCGCCTACGCCCGGTCGACGGGAGACGACGCGGTGGTCGTCGTCCTGAACTTCGGCGAGGAGCCGGCGACGGTGTCGGTGCCCGAGGCGGCCGGCGACCACGACATCGTCGCCGACGAGGACGTCGGTGCCGACGGCGGCGCAGTCACGGTCGACAGCGCCGTCGTGCTGCCGGCCGGCTCCCTCTGA
- a CDS encoding sensor histidine kinase gives MGVRHRLGDHLRVRRGVAHPRARPRDATTARGVDEHYHPDDRDTLQRGFRHAIESRRPYDLELRMRGADGTQRWVRTRGEPQSEDGDIVRIRGILQDITEPKRREKKLKRQNARLEEFAHVVSHDIRNPLQAARDQLELARESGDPDAFTRAEEALARIETIVANILTLARHGRAVDETEPVQLAAVAREAWNTVETEGITLSIDTTVELAADPERLRQLLENLFRNAVEHGEGIESVRVGEIQTLFTATRADGDTTNGFYVADDGVGIPDDIRDDVFGSGFTTVPERTGFGLSIVAQIAEAHGWETTVTDSLAGGARFEFTEQPAGGPE, from the coding sequence CTGGGAGTACGACATCGTCTCGGGGACCACCTACGTGTCCGACGAGGTGTTGCGCATCCACGGGCTCGACCCCGGGACGCAACTACCGCCCGAGGAGTCGATGAGCACTACCACCCCGACGACCGGGACACGCTCCAGCGGGGCTTCCGTCACGCCATCGAATCGCGCCGGCCCTACGACCTGGAGCTCCGGATGCGGGGCGCCGACGGGACCCAGCGGTGGGTTCGGACACGCGGGGAGCCCCAGTCCGAGGACGGTGATATCGTCCGCATCCGGGGTATCCTCCAGGACATCACCGAGCCCAAGCGCCGCGAGAAGAAGCTCAAGCGCCAGAACGCCCGATTGGAGGAGTTCGCCCACGTCGTCTCCCACGACATCCGCAACCCGCTCCAGGCCGCGAGAGACCAGCTCGAACTCGCCAGGGAGAGCGGCGACCCCGATGCGTTCACGCGGGCCGAAGAGGCACTGGCTCGCATCGAGACGATCGTGGCGAACATCCTCACGCTCGCGCGACACGGGCGGGCCGTCGACGAGACGGAGCCCGTCCAGTTGGCTGCGGTCGCACGGGAAGCCTGGAACACCGTCGAGACCGAGGGAATCACGCTGTCTATCGATACGACGGTCGAGCTCGCGGCCGACCCCGAGCGCCTGCGACAGCTCCTGGAGAACCTCTTTCGAAACGCCGTCGAACACGGCGAGGGTATCGAGAGCGTCAGAGTCGGGGAGATACAGACGCTGTTTACCGCGACCCGGGCCGACGGCGACACCACGAACGGGTTCTACGTCGCCGACGACGGCGTCGGTATCCCCGACGACATCCGCGACGACGTCTTCGGGTCGGGGTTCACCACGGTGCCGGAGCGGACCGGCTTTGGCCTGTCTATCGTCGCGCAAATCGCCGAAGCCCACGGCTGGGAGACGACGGTAACCGACAGCCTGGCAGGCGGCGCCAGGTTCGAGTTCACCGAACAGCCGGCTGGCGGTCCCGAGTGA
- a CDS encoding TRAM domain-containing protein, which yields MTQISDSLRLLFETSVEDENDRYTVAIPPELVENGSIDTDETYRIALLAAEQTDETDTSDPTPSQTEPSSVSRPEPEPEPDGSHSQGPPVEEGEVRTVSIDTLGDQGDGIAKVERGFIVIVPGTKPGDRVEVEITDVKETVAFAETVGEATVR from the coding sequence ATGACGCAGATATCCGATTCGCTGCGGCTGTTGTTCGAAACCTCGGTCGAGGACGAGAACGACCGGTACACGGTCGCTATCCCGCCGGAACTCGTCGAGAACGGCTCCATCGACACGGACGAGACGTACCGAATCGCCCTGCTCGCCGCCGAACAGACCGACGAGACCGACACGTCCGACCCGACCCCGTCACAGACGGAGCCCTCGTCGGTATCCCGTCCCGAACCCGAACCGGAACCGGACGGGTCCCACTCCCAGGGGCCGCCCGTCGAGGAAGGGGAAGTCAGAACGGTCTCCATCGACACCCTCGGCGACCAGGGCGACGGCATCGCCAAGGTCGAGCGCGGGTTCATCGTCATCGTCCCGGGCACCAAACCGGGAGACCGCGTCGAGGTGGAGATAACCGACGTCAAGGAGACCGTCGCCTTCGCCGAGACCGTCGGCGAGGCCACCGTCCGCTAG
- a CDS encoding CopZ family metallochaperone has translation MTTKLTVDGMSCEHCEQSVEEALSGVEGVTAVAVDLEGGAATVEGDADEDALVAAVDEAGYTAEV, from the coding sequence ATGACGACGAAACTCACCGTGGACGGAATGAGCTGTGAACACTGCGAGCAGAGCGTCGAGGAGGCGCTCAGCGGCGTCGAGGGCGTCACCGCCGTCGCCGTCGACCTGGAGGGAGGCGCCGCGACGGTCGAGGGCGACGCCGACGAGGACGCGCTCGTGGCGGCCGTCGACGAGGCCGGCTACACGGCAGAGGTCTGA
- a CDS encoding AsnC family transcriptional regulator — translation MRDLDDTDMEILRLLLADARRPYSEIAEAVGLSAPAVSDRVARLEEAGVINRFTVDIDRSQLRSGIPVLLTLEPAAGGPDPLRSTLLETDAVEHLFTTAEADLVVFARVPDNDVADWLADTVDGDAYADFEVELLAGAAWSPDLGGTEFALSCAQCGNTVDSEGTAARIDGSLYQFCCPSCEARFSEKYEELQEGAD, via the coding sequence ATGCGCGACCTCGACGACACAGATATGGAGATACTTCGGCTGCTACTCGCCGACGCCCGGCGTCCCTACAGCGAGATAGCGGAGGCGGTCGGGCTGTCGGCGCCGGCCGTCTCCGACCGGGTGGCACGCTTAGAGGAGGCCGGCGTCATCAACCGCTTCACTGTCGACATCGACCGGTCACAGCTCCGGTCGGGGATTCCGGTGTTGCTCACCCTCGAACCCGCCGCGGGCGGCCCGGACCCGTTGCGGAGCACGCTGCTGGAGACCGACGCCGTCGAACACCTCTTTACCACCGCCGAGGCCGACCTCGTGGTGTTCGCCCGCGTCCCGGACAACGACGTCGCCGACTGGCTCGCGGACACGGTCGACGGCGACGCGTACGCCGATTTCGAGGTGGAGCTGCTGGCCGGCGCCGCGTGGTCGCCCGACCTCGGCGGCACCGAGTTCGCGCTCTCCTGTGCCCAGTGTGGCAACACCGTCGACAGCGAGGGCACCGCCGCGCGAATCGACGGCTCGCTCTACCAGTTCTGCTGTCCCTCCTGTGAGGCCCGCTTCAGCGAGAAGTACGAGGAGCTACAGGAGGGGGCCGACTGA
- a CDS encoding DUF2391 family protein, translating into MKQRQKHKLADTAQQIVGGFLLAGPFVVTQEVWLLAQNMTMFHSLFLVGAIMAIGYGGLYGADNDRDPRTEAAVAGIPVRFISVMLVAFGSVGTLAFAITAPDLFLSELNDRARLLVTFRALSVAAVFSVVGAVTTDSLF; encoded by the coding sequence ATGAAGCAGCGTCAGAAGCACAAACTCGCCGATACCGCCCAGCAGATAGTCGGCGGGTTTCTGCTCGCCGGCCCCTTCGTCGTCACCCAGGAGGTGTGGTTGCTCGCACAGAACATGACGATGTTCCACAGCCTGTTTCTCGTCGGCGCAATCATGGCCATCGGCTACGGCGGCCTCTACGGCGCCGACAACGACCGCGACCCGCGGACCGAGGCCGCAGTCGCCGGGATACCGGTCCGGTTCATCTCGGTGATGCTGGTCGCCTTCGGCTCGGTAGGAACGCTGGCGTTTGCCATCACCGCCCCGGACCTGTTCCTGAGCGAGCTAAACGACCGGGCCAGACTGTTGGTCACCTTCCGGGCGCTCAGCGTCGCCGCGGTGTTTTCGGTCGTGGGGGCGGTGACGACCGACAGCCTGTTTTAG